From the Melanotaenia boesemani isolate fMelBoe1 chromosome 9, fMelBoe1.pri, whole genome shotgun sequence genome, the window GACATTGggacactccgacaaaatggcgtgaaCCCTATAAatggcactatgtagggagcaGACACAGCCTTGGTTGTTATGGATGCTGCTGTAAAGAGGGATGAAAGGCAAACActgataaaaagacaacctaaaatgtttagaacagcaaaataaataaaataattctgtcaatattttctttatttttagttcagttatttacgtgtgttttgttttttaatcaggaGTCTGGAGcatgtttaaacatttcctccacactcttcattaacagacgttactgtgacggtaaaccagcaggatcctccagcagcagctttacgTTTAGTTTCCAGCCTGCTCATGAAACAGAGCTGaacgtcgtctgaatgcagctgctgctagaagaccaagcctcgtatgagagggtctgaccaatcaatcaatcaatctttatttatatagcacttttcatacatgaatgcagaacaaagtgctttccatggttaaaacaatcccccccacccccacacataaccccctccctccccgcttgtgtacaagcaagcatacacatacacacacacatacacacacacatacttgcacatattaaaagactaatgtgaggttgagcacagatgagcctggtaaggaaacactatcacagggagccgcCCACCGGCCACGACCGCcatgacaccgacccagggcaccgacccaggacaccgacccatgacaccgacccaggacaccgacccatGACACCGACCcatgacaccgacccagggcaccgaCCCATGACACCGACCCATGACACCGACCcatgacaccgacccagggcaccgacccaggacaccgacccatgacaccgacccaggacaccgacccatgacaccgacccagggcaccgacccaggacaccgacccagggcaccgaCCCATGACACCGACCCATGACACCGacccaggacaccgacccagggcacacggcccATGACACCGACCCATGACACCGACCCATGACACCGACCcatgacaccgacccagggcaccgacccaggacaccgacccatgacaccgacccaggacaccgacccatGACACCGACCcatgacaccgacccagggcaccgaCCCATGACACCGACCCATGACACCGACCcatgacaccgacccagggcaccgacccaggacaccgacccatgacaccgacccaggacaccgacccatgacaccgacccagggcaccgacccaggacaccgacccagggcaccgaCCCATGACACCGACCCATGACACCGACCcatgacaccgacccagggcaccgacccaggacaccgacccatGACACCGACCcatgacaccgacccagggcaccgaCCCATGACACCGACCCATGACACCGacccaggacaccgacccagggcacacggcccATGACACCGACCCATGACACCGACCCATGACACCGACCcatgacaccgacccagggcaccgacccaggacaccgacccatGACACCGACCcatgacaccgacccagggcaccgacccatgacaccgacccagggcaccgacccagggcaccgacccatgacaccgacccagggcaccgaCCCACGACACCGacccaggacaccgacccatgacaccgacccagggcacacggccaattgagaggcagaggagccacccaaccagaccgaaagaacccgcaggacagagccgcagcagccacagccgatgaaaagcccccggtgcagagagccccctccgaggacacactggggaaataacctaaaaataatataaatagaataaaagcataaaataaataaaaatgggttaacatagaaaaataaataggctaggggaataaataaaaataaaatgaataaatattaagtaaaagctaaattaaaaaggtgggtcttgagcctgctcttaaaaacattaacattctctgcagccctgagctcctccggcaggctgttaaacagacgaggaccataccactggaaagctgcctctccatgagtatgtgtcctgactttaggtacagtcaggaggccagtaccggaagacctcaggggccgcgagggttcataaggtaaaagcaaatctgaaagataagaaggcccaagaccattaagacatttaaaaaccagtaagagaaccttaaaattgatcctgaaacacacggggagccaatgcagtgattctaaaaccggTGCAATGTGCAccgctcctcattgggaagataaactcccttcattcacctccgtctccaaaagtctccaataacaccagaaaaactcgctagagggtctgaaaactcactaaatacaaccacaaagtcgctacGCTGGTAATAAATTtcccaagacccgcctctttccacacattagccaatcacagtgctCGTTCGTTCCCGCTCACACActcattggctgtcgtcttcttcgttggtgttcgtctccttttcttgaattgaagttagtttgaggcaaaccagcagctaatctgtttttactgtgaactacGGGGCTGAAGAGGGAGCAGAAGGTTGTTAGAGActaaataaattctgttataactcctacaagaaaaagaccgcTAGATGTTTCATCACCGCTGTAGAGACGATGAAACATTCACtcacatttctcacattttagtcacaaAATACGACCGATGgttgcagtctggagccctgcgtCATACCTGCCTACTTCCGTCGCTAGGGGCAACGTTCCCATCTTACCTGTGCACAcagtgacctctgacctctccaTAAGTGCAGCGTTAGATGTGGTTCTGTCATCTTTAATCTGAGTTCCTCCAGATCGTTTCttatgaaaatgaaacgttTGTTTTACGGTCTCTGTCTGCACATTcttactaaaaataaatgaataattctgTGACATCAGCGCAGTCAGTCAGCTGTACAGGTAACACACCTGGTGTTTCTCACCTGTCTCTCCATCTCAGTCGGAACCAGCTGGCGGTCCTCCCCCCAGTGGTCTGCAGCCTCCCCCTGAAGGTCCTGATCGCCTGCAACAACAAGCTGGTTTCTCTACCCGAGGAACTGGGTCGACTGAGACACCTGACAGAGCTGGTCAGTATCCTCCGTCTCCTCTCAGGTCAGGTCACCTGACCAGGTCTTCCTCACCTGTCACCTGTCACCTGTCAGGACGTGAGCTGTAACGAGATCCAGGCGTTACCGTCTCAGATGGGTCAGCTGGAGGCGCTGAGAGACCTGAACATCCGGAGGAACCACCTGGTCCGACTGCCTCCAGGtaaacacaccaacacacactctGAGTCCACCAGCAGCCAAACCAGATCTGTTTCCATGGCGACAGGCTGCCTCCAGATTAAAGGAAGTTCTTTCTTCCTACATCCGTTACAGAGATTTGGGACATGTGTATTTCAGATCATCTCGCTTTCATGTTTGACTTTACTGCTCCTCCCCTGTGATCAAACCTATGGTTCCGGCGCATCTTCGCCGCTCTACCACCGCGTCCACAGCAGGGCAGTTTGCTGAATTACATCCCAGTGAAGGGCTGGTCTTTCCTCATTGTCCTGAGAGATCCTGGACTCCATCGCGCCTCTAAAACGGTTGTCTACTAAAACGAAGCCAGACGCCCGGTTTAATGACGCCACCGGGCATCAGACGGCGCTGCAGACAGCCAGAAGGCAGACGGAAGAAGAACCGGCTTCATGTGTCTCTGGGCGTACTGAGAGACCGTCTCCACGGCTACCAAGATGCTGCTAACCAGGCCAGGTCCCAGGATCTCTCCCTATCCATTCTGGGGCTCTTCTCATTACACATGCAGCCTTTAGGAGATGACTGAACCGTCATCTGTGGCTTCAGCTGCATGCACATCGATCTGCCAGCCCCGCCCACTTCTCCTCGTTAAGCACCGCCTCTCTCTAAACGCCTCCACCTGAACAGCGACCAGACAGCATGGATTTAGTTTGATGGCTCCGAGAAGCCAGACACCGCTGTTCCTAGTCTCTGTCGTTCGCCCCGATTTCATCCAGGTGGTTTAAAATCTGGGGCTGAAACtggacatgtttacatgagagttttaattcccctttattCAGAATAAAACTCTAATCCCCTTTAAAAAAGACCTTGTAAACACCTGATTCCCAATGAAAATGGCCGTTCTGAATTAAACCtaaagtggctggtttattctgattttaatctGAATAATTCCTCGATCATCGCCATGACGATGCGGTACTCTCCCTCCCTTCTCCTGCTCAGCTGGCCACGGTGAAGCAGGACgtccagctgctgcttcaagaCTAGAACCACCATCAGAGCCAAATGGTTCCTGCTATGTGGTCGTCCATGTTGTAGACGAAAGGAAAAcctggagtttgtttttttccggTAGACGGAAAGACATCATGTCCACCCCGTCCAATCTGAACCCTTCCCAGATCTAAAGCAGAATAAAGACGATTAAATgagttttccatgtaaaccttgTAAGCGTGAAGGAGAATACTTTCAatctgtttaatatttcattccaaataaaaaaaaacaccatataaCCGTGGCCACTCAGGTTGATCCTGTTGTGAAAACAAGTTTCTTTTAGCTTCATCTGATGTCCAACGTTTAGCCTTTCCTGAGCCGCTGTGGTCTGGAGGAGGCCGCCATGCCTCTGTGAGCTGCTGGTAAAGTTCTGCCGCTCGCCTCCAAACTAACACATCCCTCCCGTCCTGGTAGTTCTGCTCGGGTCCCGGTTCAGTCCAGGATCCGGTAGAACTTgttgctgtgtgtttttaaagcgCTGAATGGCTTCGCTCCTCCCGTCAGCCCAGCAGAGCTCTACGTTCTGCTGGTCAGCGTCTGTTCGAGGAGCCTCAGTCCAGGGGAAGCGATGGGGATCTGTTCTTTTCAGCAGCAGGTCCAACATGGTGAAAAAATACCTGTTTATTTAACAAGACCTTTGGCTCGTAGGACTTTGTTTCCTTGTTATCGATTAGTTTTTATCGGTTTTATGCTTTTACctcttttatattattattattatatttccttcattttaatgtgtattgTATTGCTCTGCTTGATGGTGTTAAGCAGCTCGGTCAGCCCGAATGCTGCAAGGTGCTGTAGAAAAAAACTTGATTGACTGATTTCTGGTTAGGCTGCTAACGGTTAGCATCTGTTAGCTAACTGGGTTAGCTGCTGCATTAGCTGGTCTCTGAGTTACCGACAGGTTGTTGGGTTGTGGTTTTCATGATGAACGGCGTCGGACCGGCATGGCGGCACCGGCGTGTCTGTGTTCTGCTTCCAGAGTTGGCCGAGCTTCCTCTGGTCCGTCTGGACTTTTCCTGCAACAAGGTCACCTCCATCCCCGTCTGTTACCGCCGACTCACCCACCTGCAGACTATCATCCTCGATAACAACCCGCTGCAGAACCCGCCTGCACAGGTGCGTGGGAAGACATCGTCATgtcacaggaagtgacatcatcaTGTTTTACCGTCCTCTGTTTGCTCTGCAGATCTGCATCAAAGGGAAGGTCCACATCTTCAAATACCTGAACCTGGAGGCCAGCAAGACCACGCCGGACCTGCCCGAGTACGACAGACGACCTCTGACTTCCtggtctgacctcacacacgcacccacgcacacacgcatcacttcctgtttctccaggtatTGATCTGCATTGCTGTGGTCCTCAGTGTTGACGAGCTGTATCCGGTACGTCTGTATGGAGCGCTGGACTCAGGCTTCAACAGCGTGGACAGCGGAGACAAGAGATGGCTGGGCAACGAGGTCAGAGACACACACATGACCTGTGTATGTAAAGACCAGATCAACCAGACCCGTTACCTTAAACCTGAGCCTGGTCCTGACTTATTAAATTACACTCTTTAGCCAGTTGAAACGTGCCTGTCAGAGGGTTTCTTTCTTAGAAAACATCTCAGGAGGTAGATAAAGTCCTGGAATGTTTAATCAACCTCCTCGATGGTTGGTCCAGAAGATCCACCACCAGGAGCAGCACTGCCAGCTCCAGGGAAGCCACCTGGCATGCTGATTACAGCTGATCAACCCTAACCCCCCAGAGCCTGAGAGACATGACAACATGTCCAAATCGTTGGTTCCGTAGGGCCGGCGTTTACGTACCGCAGGGTTGCGTCTGTGTACTGCAGGGCCGGCGTTTACGTACCGCAGGGTTGCGTTTGTATACCGTAGGGCCGGCGTTTACGTACCGCAGGGTTTCGCTCTGTGTTCCGTAGGGCCGGCGTTTACGTACCGCAGGGTTTCGCTCTGTGTTCCGTAGGGCCGGCGTTTACGTACCGCAGGGTTTCGCTCTGTGTTCCGTAGGGCCGGCGTTTACGTACCGCAGGGTTTCGCTCTGTGTTCCGTAGGGCCGGCGTTTACGTACCGCAGGGTTGCGTCTGTGTACCGTAGGGCTCCCCTTTAAACTGAATTTTGGTTCCCATTTAAACTTTGAGCTATTTTATATGTCAGGATTATATTTAATAATCTGGATAaaacaccatgttcaggtttAATGATTTAAGTTGCACTAAACAGTCCagggggctgcacggtggtgtggtggttagcactcacactcacagcaagaaggtcctcccaccgtccaaagacatgcatgttaggttaattgatgactctaaattccccctaggagtgagtgtgaatggtcgTTTGTCCCTATGTgtcggccctgcgatggactggtgacctgtacaggtgtacctgcctctaaCCTGTTAATGccgggataggctccagctcacccgcaaCCCGTAATgaactaagcggtacagagaatgaattaACAGTCCAGTGGAGGAcgaccagtttaaactggtgaTTAGGTTAACTGAGTAGAATGGATATTATTACTCGTTGTACCGAGAGGTGACCTGTAAAGACTGActgctgtctgtcctctcaGGCTTCAGAGGAGCTGTCCGAGCTGCGAACCAACGAGACCGGCAAAGACCAGAAGCACAGAGGAGGAGCACCTCTGCTGACTAATGGAACATGTGAGAGGGTTTTTCTGAACTCAGCTTAAAGTTGTGAATCAGATCTTCATTGTCTCTCATGTCCGTCTCCAGATGTGGAGTTGGAGCAGATCGACTTCATCGACAGCTGTgtggaggaagacgaggaggcAAAGAGCCGAGGAAGGGGGGGAGGGGGAAGGGACAGCAGCAGCCTCAGCTCTCAGTTCATGGCGTACATCGAGAGACGCATCACCAGAGAGGTAGGCTCCGCCCCCAGGATGTCACACCTGACCAGTAACACGTCTTGATATTTCATCAGCTGATCAGTGATGTCACTTACATGATGACGTACCGTAGGGGACTACCTGTAGCTCTGGATCACAAGTAAGTCTGGACTACCTGTAGGTCTGGACCACCTCTAGGCCTGGACAACTTCTAGGACTGGTCTAACCCTGTAGGAATAGACCACCTGTAGGTCTACAGGTGGTCGTGAACACCTGAGTCACTTATATCTCCACATTGACCTGTCTGTGTGTCTCCAGGGTTCTCCTGTAAAAAACAGCCCATCCAGGACAGAAGACACGAAGAGACACAGCAGGTACAAATAAACCAGCTCAGTCCACATTCTGTGTGTCCTCATGTCCGTCTAATGTCTGTCCACCTGCCTCTCAGGAGCATGGTCGATGGAGTCACGCCGCCCTCCATCTGCCAGGTAAGTCCTCTCACCTGTCAGACAGGAAATCTCTGAGTCCTGCTTGAGGACTTAGTGTGTCTTTTTGTCCGTGTGTGTCGTCAGAGAGGAGGTGTGGAGCGAATGAGGAGGGAGGCTCAGCTCGCCGCTCTGAGGTACGACGAGGAGAGACAGAAAAGCCGCTCGGTGCAGAGAGACACAAGCTACACCAAGGTACAGTTTTACCCAGTTTAACCAGTTATAACCCGGCTAACCAGCTATAACCCGGTTAACCAGCTATACTCCGGTTAACCAGCTATAACCCGGTTAACCAGCTATAACCCGGTTAACCAGTTATACTCCAGTTTAATAAGTTATACttgtgattgttttgtttttcagcataAATCAGCTCAGAGTCCAACGAagtctggttctgattctgaggTGAGACCAAACCTAGTCAAACCGGTTTAACACCATAAAGAAACTGATCTTATATCACGTTCGTTTCGTGGAGCTCTGACATCAACCATGTAGCCCCGCCCCCACCCCGTCTCCAGACCACACCCATCATGTCTTATCGGTACgtgttaatgtttttctgtccgtgatgtttgtgtgttcagaATGTCTGCCCCTCCAGACGCTCCACCCACACAGATGACTCCGCCCTCTTTATGGTAAGAGTTGCCCCGTCCCCAAAAGGTCTACTAACAGATTTAAAAGAAGCAAATGGGAATCACTGATTTATATTTGATCACCATAAATATCAGTGATGAGGAGCCCTTATGTTCAGGCTGTTTAtgataactttatttatacctcAACTTGAAGACAAAACAGTGTTCATTCACAGTAACCGGTCCAGCTATGTGTCATCATTAAAGATTATGGGTACCTACCTTTCCTCACatgttaaaagatttttaaaacttaattaaTTTAGCCTAATGtgaattttcacaaatagaacaAATGTTTCACAGATCAAAAACTGTGATATAAAGAAACTGCACACTAGAATAtttcagtccagatttgaaaagtttaagtagtttttaatcaggacctggtctaatgtggtctgcGTTCCCCCAAAAATCAGGTAATCGCCCTTTACGCAAATAGCAAATCTGCGTGCACGGATTGCTAAACAGAGAGCAGTTTACTAACCCGTGCACACGGATTTCCACGGCTTCTTTTTCTACCCTCTGGTACTAGACGGGATCCGTACAAGTCTCTATAGTCCACATCAGATCAATTAAATTCTACACTGGTTCTTCAGTTCCATACGCTGAACACACCTGAGACCACCTGAATTCACCTGAAACATGTGCACCACCTACTGGTAGTAACTGGTGATTGGACCCAAGTCTGGCAGCATGAACACACTGGTCACTCACTCATCATTAACCAATCCTCTGTGGTTGTGCTGTCAGAGCCCCGCCCCCCTCCTCTTTCCTCTCAGtgtgatgttttcatgtttaacaCAACAGTGTCCATGGAACTGTAGACTGATCCATGCGGGTCAGAACATTTGTGCTGAATGTGACCCAGTAGATCGGTGTAGGACAATGAGCCTGATGAACCCACCTCTAACAGGCCTGTCGGCAGCAGGTCCATCAGTAACTCCCTCTGCTGGCAGGAAGCTGTCACTGCAGGACAGAAAACTGTACGAAAGCTCCTCTGTGACCAGATTAAAACTcaaaaacatttcatgtaaCTTCAGAGTCTTAATGTTCTCTGACCTTATAGATCAGTACAGAGCAGGTGATGTAGGTCAGCCTGAAGGGTCTCAGAAATGGCAGGTGGCACGTGAAACCACCTTCAGAGACGACTTCTGTTTCCTGCTGACGTGTTCCCTGGAACATGCCTGTTCACATGTTCCTCCTCAGATCTAATGTTTCTGTGGAAGCTTCAGGCTTAGAGTTTACCTCCACACTAAGGTCCTCAGatcctgaccggcatcctcccccaccatctgagcaaACTCACCACCATGTgatgatcagttgacagctccgcccctctctccACCCGactgtccagaacatgcggccgcaagtccgatgacACGACTAGAAaatcgatcatcgaactgcggcctagagtgtcctggtgccaagtgcacacgtggacactcttatgtctgaacaaggtgttcgttatggacagtccatgacgagcacagaagtccaacaacaaaacaccactcggattcagattaggggggccgttcctcccaatcacgcccctacaggtctcgctgtcattgcccacgtaagcattgaagtcccccagcagaacgagggagtccctggaaggagtgctctccaacaccccctccaaggactccaaaaagggtgggtactctgaactgctgcttggtgcttaagcacaaacaacagtcaggacacgtccccccacccgaaggcagagggaggctaccctttcatccaccggggtaaactcCAACGTACAGGctccaagtcggggggcaacgaacatgcccacacctgctcagcgcctctcaccgggagcaactccagaatggaagagggtccagcccctctaaggacagtggttccagagcccaagctgtccgtcgaggtgagtccaactatatctagccggaaccgttcgacctcgtgcaccagctcaggctccttcccgcCAGAGAAGTGAcgttccacgtccctagagctagcttctgcagccgaggatcagaccgccagggtccccgcctctagCAGCCGCCCagttcacactgcacccgacccctatggcccctcctgcacaagaggggaggcccatgtcaccctttcgggctgagcccaaccGGGCCCCATGGCCACAGGCTCACCTCCCCACTTCCAggtctggctccagaggggggccccagtcaaccacgtccaggcaagggaaacttTGGTCCATGGTTTGTTGTCATCATAGGGGTTCTTTGATCTTCATCTGGTCCGTCctctagacacctgtttgccatgggtgaccctaccaggggcataaagcccccgacaacatagctgctaagatcatcaggacgcacaaactcctccaccacgataaggtggcggttCAGGGAGGAGTAGATGAAATCTGCTTCCTGAACTAACTCTTCTTCTGGTTTTCTCCATTTGTTCTTCCTCACATCATTACATATCTTCATCactgtcctcttcatcctcactgCCTTTGGTCCTGTCTGGTTCTCTGTGGTTCTTTGTGGTTCTCTGTCTTGTTCTGCATGTCAGTGGGTTCTGGTGTTTGAGTTGGACTCTCACACGAACACCGTAAAGAGGCGACCCGGCTTACACAGACTGGTGACCACAGCTTCTTTCAGGGTCTATTTGCAGTATTTTCCAGATCAGAATAAATCGGATCAGATTACAGCATACTGGATCAGATTAGATTGTATTAGATCAGATTAGATCAGATCAGACTGGAGAAAGATGAACAAGAAAATCTGGAAATTTTATGGTGGAAAAGTTTCTGAAATGATCAGTATTGATCCGATATTGGTGATCAATTATCATATGCCTAACCCTCCCAccttctttttttgtcctcatctctttatttcctcctcctcttcgttAGTCTGTGTCTGCAGACGACTGTCGCTCCCTTGCTTCTGATAGCTCCGCCTCTTCCTGTCTGCTGCAGGTACGCCCACCTGCATGCTGCTGTCTGATGATGACGTCACAGTGTCAGTTTTTGTCAGTCCTTGATCAGAGTCTCAGTAAAGTTCCATTTGAATCCTTTACCTGCTGACAGAACCAGGTTCAGCAGCAGAATTTCAGgcggttctggttctgcagtgATGAGTCGGACACACCTCACCTGTTGACTTAAATGAGCAAACACCTGATTCTAAGGTGTGTCCAGATGTGTACCCgtgtgtaactgtgtgtgttgtgtctCAGCAGGGGGAGGACCGAGCCACTCTCTCTCCAACAGGTAAGCTTAACAACATGACTCACATCATCCCTCTGCTTACCTTTACCTGTGTATGACCTGACATGTTCTGACTCCTTCAGCCAATCAGTCGCCATCTTACCCAGGCTCAGGAGGCGTGGCCTCCTGTCGGACAGCAAGTGTGAGACCAGAGAGCTTCCTGTACCGTCTCGGCCAGAGAGAAGACAAGAGGAAAGGTGTGTATAAGTACATTTCAGCCAATAGGAGCTGAGAACAGCTTCACCTGTCAGGTGTCTGACTCCTATTCgtcttcctgttcctctctGTCCACCAGGAGATGCCGCACCTCCTCAGAGCCAGCAGGagccgcctcctcctcctccacctcctctggTTGGCGAAGATGCTGAGCTGGTGGATCAGCTCAGAAAGGTCCGTTCCTCCACCTGCTGTACCTGTACACACCTGCACCACATCTGCTGCACCTGTACAGACATGCCTGTATACACCTACTACATCTGTACAGGTGTACACACCTGCACACCTGATACATCTGCTCGGGGGACATCTTGTCcgtctgtttttctgtccagaACATCGAGGCTCGCCTGAAGGTGTCGTTGCCTAGCGACCTGGGAGCAGCTCTGACGGACGGCGTGGTGCTGTGCCACCTGGCCAATCACGTGAGGCCACGGTCTGTCCCCAGCATTCATGTCCCCTCCCCTGCTGTGGTGAGTTTTCTGGTTCTCTAAACGTTGGCTGATGGGTCCTGGTTCAGGAGAACCTGTTTAGAACAGGTTAGAACCTGTTCCAGCCTGCTGAACCCCGTCTGTTTGACCCCCTCACAGCCTAAACTCACCATGGCCAAATGTCGACGGAATGTAGAAAACTTCCTGGAGGCGTGTCGCAGGATTGGAGTTCCTCAGGTAAGAAACACACCCgagtcttcctcctcttccttggCACCATCATGCAGAACTGATTGAGTTTAGTTCTCCAGAAGGTTCTGATCTGAACTCGTTAACAAAGCTTCT encodes:
- the lrch3 gene encoding DISP complex protein LRCH3 isoform X5, translated to MAASVILGSADSTGLSFTVGGGSSTVNVLIGNSNGLGPAGPAPWNRSLDRALDEASVTGCLNLSGRKLKEFPRSAANHDLTDTTRADLSRNRLSDLPLDVCLFVSLESLNLYQNCLRSLPDGLMNLQALTYLNLSRNQLAVLPPVVCSLPLKVLIACNNKLVSLPEELGRLRHLTELDVSCNEIQALPSQMGQLEALRDLNIRRNHLVRLPPELAELPLVRLDFSCNKVTSIPVCYRRLTHLQTIILDNNPLQNPPAQICIKGKVHIFKYLNLEASKTTPDLPEYDRRPLTSCVDELYPVRLYGALDSGFNSVDSGDKRWLGNEASEELSELRTNETGKDQKHRGGAPLLTNGTYVELEQIDFIDSCVEEDEEAKSRGRGGGGRDSSSLSSQFMAYIERRITREGSPVKNSPSRTEDTKRHSRSMVDGVTPPSICQRGGVERMRREAQLAALRYDEERQKSRSVQRDTSYTKHKSAQSPTKSGSDSESVSADDCRSLASDSSASSCLLQGEDRATLSPTANQSPSYPGSGGVASCRTASVRPESFLYRLGQREDKRKGDAAPPQSQQEPPPPPPPPLVGEDAELVDQLRKNIEARLKVSLPSDLGAALTDGVVLCHLANHVRPRSVPSIHVPSPAVPKLTMAKCRRNVENFLEACRRIGVPQDHLCSVGDVLQGTGGGVYRTLGVLLSMTPPLLSPSLQVQLAGFALFYLSIMSVLCAIYVHLTPRV
- the lrch3 gene encoding DISP complex protein LRCH3 isoform X3, which translates into the protein MAASVILGSADSTGLSFTVGGGSSTVNVLIGNSNGLGPAGPAPWNRSLDRALDEASVTGCLNLSGRKLKEFPRSAANHDLTDTTRADLSRNRLSDLPLDVCLFVSLESLNLYQNCLRSLPDGLMNLQALTYLNLSRNQLAVLPPVVCSLPLKVLIACNNKLVSLPEELGRLRHLTELDVSCNEIQALPSQMGQLEALRDLNIRRNHLVRLPPELAELPLVRLDFSCNKVTSIPVCYRRLTHLQTIILDNNPLQNPPAQICIKGKVHIFKYLNLEASKTTPDLPEYDRRPLTSCVDELYPVRLYGALDSGFNSVDSGDKRWLGNEASEELSELRTNETGKDQKHRGGAPLLTNGTYVELEQIDFIDSCVEEDEEAKSRGRGGGGRDSSSLSSQFMAYIERRITREGSPVKNSPSRTEDTKRHSRSMVDGVTPPSICQRGGVERMRREAQLAALRYDEERQKSRSVQRDTSYTKHKSAQSPTKSGSDSENVCPSRRSTHTDDSALFMSVSADDCRSLASDSSASSCLLQQGEDRATLSPTANQSPSYPGSGGVASCRTASVRPESFLYRLGQREDKRKGDAAPPQSQQEPPPPPPPPLVGEDAELVDQLRKNIEARLKVSLPSDLGAALTDGVVLCHLANHVRPRSVPSIHVPSPAVPKLTMAKCRRNVENFLEACRRIGVPQSQLCLPLHILEERGLPQVAGTVSALISLALPRQSVSMATPGPGPSVTI